In Afipia sp. GAS231, a single window of DNA contains:
- a CDS encoding O-antigen ligase, with the protein MAYAATAGGSLPAMTAAPGVLALQRALVWLVGACGAIVFIEPSPYELATLAASLIFFATGLRMRLVFIPLLLSLVLLNVGYTIGAIPFLDKSEVANWIATSWYMAVTVIFFAMVISEDTEARLNMLRRGLVVGAMIASLAALGGYFNLVPGGHDLLTLYERARGTFKDPNVLGAFLILPALFCLQSVVSDKLLKSFRNTIAFGIMSLAILLAFSRAAWGGLILTSGFMLALMVLTSRSHAQRSRIIVMALVAVILAVALVAVLLSFDSIAEMFKQRASFDQSYDEGRFGRFGRHILGADMALDLPFGIGPLQFHNYFPEDTHNSYLNAFMSGGWISGICYPALVFVTALTGFRYVFTPAPWQRTYLAIFSAYLGTVGESFIIDTDHWRHFWMMLGAMWGIYVAAERWKANAASARVSAS; encoded by the coding sequence ATGGCGTATGCGGCGACAGCCGGAGGCTCCCTACCAGCGATGACGGCGGCGCCCGGCGTGCTCGCCCTTCAGCGCGCGCTGGTGTGGCTGGTCGGCGCCTGCGGCGCCATCGTCTTCATCGAACCGAGTCCCTACGAACTTGCCACCCTCGCCGCCTCGCTGATCTTCTTTGCAACCGGCTTGCGGATGCGGCTGGTGTTCATCCCGCTGCTGCTGAGCCTGGTCCTGCTCAATGTCGGCTACACCATCGGCGCCATCCCCTTCCTCGACAAAAGCGAGGTGGCGAACTGGATCGCGACGTCCTGGTACATGGCCGTCACCGTGATTTTTTTCGCGATGGTGATCTCCGAAGACACCGAAGCCCGGCTCAACATGCTGCGGCGCGGTCTGGTCGTGGGCGCGATGATCGCATCGCTGGCGGCGCTCGGCGGCTATTTCAACCTCGTCCCCGGCGGGCATGACCTGCTGACGCTGTATGAACGCGCCCGCGGCACCTTCAAGGACCCCAACGTGCTCGGCGCGTTCCTGATCCTGCCGGCGCTGTTCTGCCTGCAAAGCGTCGTCTCGGATAAACTCCTGAAGTCGTTCCGCAACACCATCGCATTCGGCATCATGTCTCTGGCGATCCTGCTGGCGTTCTCGCGCGCGGCCTGGGGCGGGCTGATCCTGACGTCCGGATTCATGCTGGCGCTGATGGTGCTGACCAGCCGCTCGCACGCGCAGCGCTCGCGCATCATCGTGATGGCGCTGGTGGCCGTGATCCTGGCGGTGGCGCTGGTCGCGGTGCTGCTGTCGTTCGATTCGATCGCCGAGATGTTCAAGCAGCGCGCCAGCTTCGATCAGAGCTATGACGAGGGCCGCTTCGGCCGGTTCGGCCGCCATATCCTCGGCGCCGACATGGCGCTCGATCTGCCGTTCGGGATCGGGCCGCTGCAGTTCCACAATTACTTTCCCGAAGACACCCACAACTCCTATCTGAACGCCTTCATGTCGGGGGGCTGGATCTCCGGCATCTGCTATCCGGCGCTGGTGTTCGTCACCGCGCTCACCGGGTTCCGCTACGTCTTCACCCCTGCACCCTGGCAGCGGACATATCTCGCGATCTTCTCGGCCTATCTCGGCACCGTCGGCGAAAGCTTCATCATCGATACCGACCACTGGCGGCATTTCTGGATGATGCTGGGCGCGATGTGGGGCATATATGTCGCCGCCGAGCGCTGGAAGGCGAACGCCGCCTCGGCACGCGTGAGTGCTTCCTAG
- a CDS encoding MarR family winged helix-turn-helix transcriptional regulator, with amino-acid sequence MSRPKARAALLQELEHAVRKSSALGVIFGQTVANKIGMSSSDLECLDFLNIEQRVTAGRLAELTGLTTGAITGMVDRLEKAGFVRRERDDNDRRKVFIAIVPENVAKIGRFYEPLQRAVLRDWESYTDAELKLLLRFMTQGYMTMLDVTEELKAMVDQPAKEKPKGKGKRG; translated from the coding sequence TTGTCAAGACCGAAAGCGCGGGCTGCGCTGCTGCAGGAACTGGAACACGCGGTGCGGAAATCCTCCGCGCTCGGCGTGATCTTCGGGCAGACCGTCGCCAACAAAATCGGCATGTCGAGTTCCGACCTCGAATGCCTCGATTTTCTCAACATCGAACAGCGGGTGACGGCAGGGCGGCTCGCCGAATTGACCGGCCTCACCACCGGCGCCATCACCGGCATGGTGGACCGGCTGGAGAAGGCCGGCTTCGTGCGCCGCGAGCGCGACGATAACGACCGCCGCAAGGTCTTCATTGCGATCGTGCCGGAGAACGTCGCGAAGATCGGACGCTTCTACGAGCCGTTGCAGCGGGCGGTGCTAAGGGACTGGGAGAGCTATACCGACGCCGAGCTGAAACTGCTGTTGCGCTTCATGACGCAGGGCTACATGACCATGCTTGATGTGACCGAGGAGCTCAAGGCGATGGTCGATCAGCCCGCGAAAGAAAAGCCCAAGGGGAAGGGCAAACGCGGCTAG
- a CDS encoding NAD(P)/FAD-dependent oxidoreductase, whose protein sequence is MTRPQKALIIGGGIAGPVTAIFLKKAGLDAEVFEAWPYATGIGGGLQIAPNGMHVLAEIGLADDMIRRGSIAESFEFHSQSGARLGSINHNMKQRFGQPAVNMCRATLNEALINKAWCENVELRFEKRLVAIEDRADKPIVAHFADGSSAEGDFVIGADGVHSAVRGHVIPDGPKPFDTGLIGFGGFVARSVIAGAPIGQRVATTFGQSGFFGYGVCSPDSDDNVMWWSTQPAHGVDAAAYRAMSQDAIRRHLLDFHAGWHDPIPRILRAAENIVVTPTLDVATLPTWSRKRTLLIGDAAHATSPHAGQGASLALEDAMRLGRLMQDRQELSLTFQNFEQERRPRAERVVALARRNGNNKREFSATGAWIRDHMMKVLLPLGERSMSWMYAYDPRAA, encoded by the coding sequence ATGACGAGACCACAAAAGGCCCTGATCATCGGCGGCGGCATCGCCGGTCCGGTCACCGCGATCTTCCTGAAGAAGGCCGGCCTCGATGCCGAGGTGTTCGAGGCCTGGCCCTACGCCACCGGCATCGGCGGCGGCCTGCAGATCGCGCCGAACGGCATGCATGTGCTGGCCGAGATTGGCCTCGCCGACGACATGATCCGGCGCGGATCGATCGCCGAGTCCTTCGAGTTCCATTCGCAATCCGGCGCCCGGCTCGGTTCGATCAATCACAACATGAAACAACGTTTCGGCCAGCCCGCGGTGAACATGTGCCGTGCCACGCTGAACGAAGCGCTGATCAACAAGGCCTGGTGCGAGAATGTCGAACTGCGGTTCGAGAAGCGGCTGGTGGCCATCGAGGACCGCGCTGACAAGCCCATCGTCGCGCATTTCGCCGACGGATCCAGCGCCGAAGGCGACTTTGTGATCGGCGCCGACGGCGTGCATTCGGCCGTGCGCGGCCACGTAATCCCTGACGGCCCGAAGCCGTTCGACACCGGCCTGATCGGCTTCGGCGGCTTCGTCGCACGCTCGGTGATCGCAGGCGCGCCGATCGGCCAGCGCGTCGCCACGACGTTCGGACAAAGCGGCTTCTTCGGCTATGGGGTTTGCAGTCCCGATTCAGATGACAATGTCATGTGGTGGAGCACGCAGCCGGCGCATGGCGTCGACGCAGCGGCCTATCGCGCCATGAGCCAGGATGCGATCCGGCGGCACCTGCTCGATTTCCACGCCGGCTGGCACGATCCGATTCCGCGCATTCTGCGAGCCGCGGAGAACATCGTGGTAACGCCGACGCTCGATGTCGCGACCTTGCCGACCTGGTCGCGCAAGCGCACGCTGCTGATCGGAGACGCCGCCCACGCCACCAGCCCGCATGCCGGCCAGGGCGCGTCGCTGGCGCTGGAAGACGCCATGCGGCTCGGCCGGCTGATGCAGGACCGGCAGGAATTGTCCCTGACCTTCCAGAATTTCGAACAGGAGCGCCGCCCGCGCGCCGAACGCGTCGTCGCGCTGGCTCGCCGCAACGGCAACAACAAGCGCGAATTCAGCGCCACCGGCGCCTGGATCCGCGACCACATGATGAAAGTCCTGCTGCCGCTCGGTGAGCGCAGCATGAGCTGGATGTACGCTTATGATCCCCGCGCCGCTTAG
- a CDS encoding trans-acting enoyl reductase family protein — MPSSKFDIIVYGATGFTGQLVAEYLAAQYKGDAGLKWAMAGRSKDKLATVRDAIGAPADTPLIVADASDPASLKAMVAQAKAVITTVGPYQYYGNDVLAACVEAGVDYFDLCGEPLWMRQMIDKHEAAAKASGARIVFSCGFDSVPFELGAFFVQEEAKRVFGAPALRVRGRVRDMRGTLSGGTAASAKATFDAVAKDLSLVALLKSPFALTPGFEGPKQPPGSKPFLEEDLQSWAAPFMMALINTRNVHRSNMLMGFPYGKDFVYDEMVLTGPGEKGEANARKVMAVNAGKTGPAAPKPGEGPSKEERENGGYDLLYVATAPDGRQVRAAVKGDRDPGYGSTSKMISECAICLLRDTPDVSAGFWTPGAAMGHQLIKRLVDNAGLTFEVEQ, encoded by the coding sequence ATGCCTTCGTCGAAATTCGACATCATCGTCTATGGCGCCACCGGGTTCACCGGACAGCTCGTCGCCGAATATCTGGCTGCGCAGTACAAGGGTGATGCCGGCCTGAAATGGGCGATGGCCGGGCGCAGCAAGGACAAGCTCGCTACCGTTCGCGACGCGATCGGCGCGCCGGCTGATACGCCGCTGATCGTGGCCGATGCCAGTGATCCCGCGTCGCTGAAGGCGATGGTCGCGCAAGCCAAAGCCGTGATTACAACTGTCGGTCCGTATCAGTACTACGGCAACGATGTGCTGGCAGCCTGCGTCGAGGCCGGGGTCGATTATTTCGATCTCTGCGGCGAGCCGTTGTGGATGCGGCAGATGATCGACAAGCATGAAGCCGCCGCCAAGGCCAGTGGCGCGCGCATCGTGTTCTCCTGCGGCTTCGATTCGGTGCCGTTCGAGCTCGGGGCCTTCTTCGTGCAGGAGGAGGCGAAGCGGGTGTTCGGTGCGCCGGCCTTGCGCGTCAGGGGCCGTGTGCGCGACATGCGCGGCACGCTGTCCGGCGGCACGGCGGCGAGCGCCAAGGCGACCTTCGACGCTGTCGCCAAGGACCTCAGCCTCGTCGCTCTGCTGAAGAGCCCTTTCGCACTGACACCGGGATTTGAAGGCCCGAAACAGCCCCCCGGCAGCAAGCCTTTCCTCGAAGAGGACCTGCAATCATGGGCCGCGCCGTTCATGATGGCGCTGATCAACACCCGCAACGTTCACCGCTCCAACATGCTGATGGGCTTTCCGTACGGCAAGGATTTCGTCTACGACGAAATGGTCCTGACCGGTCCCGGCGAAAAAGGCGAGGCCAATGCCAGGAAGGTGATGGCCGTCAATGCCGGGAAAACCGGTCCGGCGGCGCCGAAGCCGGGTGAGGGGCCGTCAAAGGAGGAGCGGGAGAACGGCGGTTATGATCTCCTGTACGTCGCGACCGCGCCCGATGGCCGTCAGGTGCGCGCCGCCGTGAAGGGCGATCGCGATCCCGGTTATGGCTCGACCTCCAAGATGATCTCGGAATGCGCGATCTGCCTGTTGCGCGACACGCCGGACGTTTCCGCCGGATTCTGGACGCCGGGTGCCGCGATGGGTCACCAGCTGATCAAGCGGCTCGTGGACAATGCCGGCCTTACGTTTGAGGTCGAGCAGTAA
- a CDS encoding DUF169 domain-containing protein: MQQQSPPEALDLAAMVADLNSLLRLKTTVIGIKMFATTDEMTAIPKIRRPSAVHTTDQIVSMASRLGWTVGITGEDLVGAQCRAVIGLAPQDDKWLAGENYVGVWHGTAEDARKRQEALDVVPYGRYQAMAVSPLTSGRLDPPDICLVYATPGQMIILINGLQYTGYKKFEWGVVGETACADSWGRALKTGEPSLSLPCFAERRYGGVPDEEMLMALSPSHLNKAIIGMKQLAKNGLRYPIAPYGIQADVRAGMGVSYAKK; the protein is encoded by the coding sequence ATGCAACAGCAATCGCCGCCGGAAGCGCTGGATCTGGCCGCCATGGTAGCCGATCTCAACAGCCTGCTGCGGCTGAAGACGACCGTGATCGGCATCAAGATGTTCGCCACGACAGACGAAATGACGGCGATCCCGAAAATCCGGCGACCGTCGGCGGTGCACACCACCGATCAGATCGTCAGCATGGCCTCGCGGCTCGGCTGGACCGTCGGCATCACCGGCGAGGATCTGGTCGGCGCGCAGTGCCGCGCCGTGATCGGTCTGGCGCCGCAGGACGACAAATGGCTCGCCGGTGAAAATTACGTCGGCGTCTGGCATGGTACCGCCGAGGACGCGCGCAAGCGCCAGGAAGCGCTCGATGTCGTGCCGTACGGCCGGTATCAGGCGATGGCGGTGAGCCCGCTCACCAGCGGCCGGCTCGATCCGCCGGATATCTGCCTCGTCTACGCCACGCCCGGCCAGATGATCATCCTGATCAACGGACTGCAATATACCGGCTACAAGAAGTTCGAATGGGGCGTGGTCGGCGAGACCGCTTGCGCCGATTCATGGGGCAGGGCACTGAAGACCGGCGAGCCCTCGCTGTCGCTGCCGTGTTTTGCCGAGCGCCGCTACGGCGGCGTGCCTGATGAGGAGATGCTGATGGCGCTGTCGCCTTCGCATCTCAACAAGGCCATTATTGGCATGAAGCAGCTTGCCAAAAACGGCCTGCGCTATCCGATCGCACCCTATGGTATTCAGGCCGACGTGCGCGCCGGCATGGGCGTGTCCTACGCGAAGAAGTAG
- a CDS encoding YdcF family protein, giving the protein MFFVLSKTIGFILMPTNFLIGLGLVGAILLLTRFASLGRKLVVTAVLLLVVCGLSPLGNLLLYSLESRFPRWDPARGAPDGIIVLGASIEADISAAHGTPVVRSAPDRIIAAAALAHRYPNARVVFSGGSANLLSNDAREADFAGEVFEGLGIAKSRLIMERRSRNTLENAEFSKALVAPKPGERWLLVTSAYHMPRSVGLFRKAGFPVEAYPVDWRVAGRDGLFTFSNLALEGLWRSDTGMREWMGLIAYRATGKIDELLPGPVPN; this is encoded by the coding sequence TTGTTTTTTGTACTCTCCAAGACCATCGGCTTCATACTGATGCCGACCAATTTCCTGATCGGCCTCGGCTTGGTCGGCGCCATTCTGCTGCTGACGCGCTTTGCGTCGCTCGGCCGCAAGCTTGTCGTGACGGCGGTGTTGCTGCTCGTGGTCTGCGGGCTGTCGCCGCTTGGCAACCTGCTGCTCTATTCCCTGGAATCGCGCTTTCCGCGGTGGGATCCGGCGCGCGGCGCGCCTGACGGCATCATCGTGCTCGGCGCATCGATCGAGGCGGATATTTCCGCCGCGCACGGCACGCCGGTGGTGCGCAGCGCGCCGGATCGCATCATTGCCGCCGCGGCGCTGGCGCACCGCTATCCGAATGCACGCGTCGTGTTCTCGGGCGGCAGCGCAAATCTGCTTTCGAACGATGCCAGGGAAGCTGATTTTGCCGGCGAAGTGTTCGAAGGTCTCGGCATCGCCAAATCGCGGCTGATCATGGAACGGCGTTCGCGCAACACGCTGGAAAATGCCGAGTTCTCGAAAGCACTGGTTGCCCCCAAGCCCGGCGAGCGATGGCTGCTGGTGACGTCGGCGTACCACATGCCGCGATCGGTCGGGCTGTTTCGCAAGGCCGGATTTCCGGTCGAGGCCTATCCGGTCGACTGGCGCGTCGCCGGGCGTGACGGCCTGTTCACGTTTTCGAACCTGGCGCTCGAGGGATTGTGGCGAAGCGATACCGGAATGCGGGAATGGATGGGGCTGATCGCCTACCGGGCCACCGGCAAGATCGACGAGTTGCTTCCCGGGCCGGTCCCGAACTAA
- a CDS encoding acetamidase/formamidase family protein, with protein sequence MTHHHLHSSPETCHWGFFEAKLKPVLTIASGDEVTVDTVSGGPDVVPDRGKFHVPPELADIHARNERMVPGHILTGPIAVEGAAPGDVLEVDILDVQLRQDWGYNLIRPLAGTLPDDFHETRLLNIPLDRERMVGRMPWGLDLPLAPFFGVMGVSPPPAWGRITSLIPRAMGGNLDNKELGAGAKLYLPVFVPGALFSCGDGHGVQGDGEVCVTAIETALQGRFRLTLRKDLRLDYPRAETSTHYMTMAMDPDLDQCVVRALRDMIVLLGEKRNLSREDAYTLCSLAADLRVTQTVNGSKGIHCMIAKTVVHG encoded by the coding sequence ATGACACATCATCACCTGCATTCCAGTCCCGAAACCTGCCACTGGGGTTTTTTCGAAGCGAAATTGAAGCCGGTGTTGACCATCGCCAGCGGCGATGAGGTGACGGTCGATACCGTGAGCGGCGGCCCGGACGTGGTGCCGGACCGCGGCAAATTCCACGTTCCGCCGGAGCTTGCCGATATTCACGCCCGCAATGAGCGGATGGTGCCGGGCCATATCCTGACCGGCCCGATTGCGGTCGAGGGCGCCGCGCCCGGCGACGTGCTGGAAGTCGATATTCTCGACGTCCAGCTGCGGCAGGACTGGGGCTACAATTTGATCCGCCCGCTGGCCGGCACCCTGCCCGACGACTTTCACGAGACGCGGCTGCTCAACATTCCGCTCGACCGCGAGCGGATGGTCGGCCGCATGCCGTGGGGGCTCGATCTGCCGCTGGCGCCGTTTTTTGGCGTGATGGGCGTATCGCCGCCACCGGCCTGGGGCCGCATCACCTCGCTGATCCCGCGCGCGATGGGCGGCAATCTCGACAACAAGGAGCTCGGCGCCGGCGCCAAACTGTATTTGCCGGTGTTCGTGCCGGGCGCGCTGTTTTCCTGCGGCGACGGTCATGGCGTGCAGGGCGATGGCGAAGTCTGCGTCACCGCGATCGAAACCGCCCTCCAGGGCCGCTTCCGCCTGACGCTGCGCAAGGATCTGCGGCTGGACTATCCCCGCGCCGAGACGTCAACGCATTACATGACGATGGCCATGGATCCCGATCTCGACCAATGCGTGGTGCGCGCGCTGCGCGACATGATCGTGCTGCTCGGCGAAAAGCGCAATCTGTCGCGGGAGGACGCCTACACGCTCTGCAGCTTAGCTGCCGACTTGCGCGTGACGCAAACCGTCAACGGCTCCAAGGGCATTCACTGCATGATCGCGAAGACAGTCGTGCACGGATAG
- a CDS encoding AMP-binding protein, which translates to MLKDRLSPADEAAREKEMREQLATCPRILDLVARGALADPDADAVVYLRSPLDPSPVVVSNDHLMGCIKAAETFFRAQGIGKEDAVAILLPICPAAIAAIWGAAACGIAEPLNLLFTREAIIAQLNAVKAKLLLAPPPGMPGGLYEKIEGLQRDVPSLKRIVIAPLDGTIAFDGEVLKPDPAWRNDYGQSTDTSEADRVAVMLPTGGTTGHPKVARLTNRAMVASSVSSRMALDYRKGDRGMISLPLFHVGGLFVGAGAALSAGTTIVIPGPAGARDPALVTNFWRIIEKYRLTHAGNVPTTLGALADIPVGDCDISSLRVTPTGASICPPEIERRYLATWGGPCVQQVYGMTELSGAITHDFAGLKPRPESVGTKNPLVELAILAGNQMHTGPWPSPVGELLTRGPQVFPGYVDSKQTEDAFHQGWLRTGDICRIDADGFVYIMGRAKDVIIRGGHNIDPRAIEDAALGFPGVALAAAVGRPDAYAGEVPMLFVSTQPGVHVDPQALSAFVLEKILEPPARPRAVSVIAEMPVTPIGKIFKPKLREIAAGEAARELLAAEGLGKDVSVEAITDPSRGLFLRIKAPPDKAVAAQRLLQKFPVKIELEA; encoded by the coding sequence ATGCTCAAGGACAGGCTGTCGCCGGCCGACGAGGCGGCGCGCGAGAAGGAGATGCGGGAGCAGCTTGCGACCTGCCCGCGTATTCTCGATCTGGTGGCGCGCGGAGCGCTCGCCGATCCCGATGCGGACGCCGTGGTCTATCTGCGCAGTCCGCTCGATCCCAGCCCTGTCGTCGTCTCCAACGATCACCTGATGGGCTGTATCAAGGCGGCCGAGACGTTCTTCCGCGCGCAAGGCATCGGCAAGGAGGACGCGGTTGCGATCCTGCTGCCGATTTGTCCCGCGGCGATTGCCGCGATCTGGGGTGCGGCGGCTTGCGGCATCGCCGAGCCGCTCAATCTGTTGTTCACGCGCGAGGCGATCATCGCCCAGCTCAATGCCGTCAAGGCCAAGCTGCTGCTGGCGCCGCCACCGGGCATGCCGGGCGGGCTCTATGAGAAGATCGAGGGCCTGCAACGCGACGTCCCTTCGCTGAAGCGGATCGTGATCGCCCCGCTCGACGGTACGATCGCGTTCGACGGCGAGGTGCTGAAGCCCGATCCGGCCTGGCGCAACGATTACGGTCAATCCACCGATACGTCGGAGGCCGATCGGGTGGCCGTGATGCTGCCGACCGGCGGCACCACCGGGCATCCCAAGGTCGCGCGCCTGACCAACCGGGCGATGGTCGCCTCTTCGGTTTCGTCGCGGATGGCGCTGGACTATCGCAAGGGTGACCGTGGCATGATTTCGCTGCCGCTGTTCCATGTCGGTGGTCTGTTTGTCGGCGCCGGTGCCGCCCTGTCGGCCGGTACCACCATCGTCATTCCCGGCCCGGCCGGCGCGCGCGATCCGGCACTGGTCACCAACTTCTGGCGCATCATCGAGAAATATCGCCTGACCCATGCCGGCAACGTGCCGACCACGCTCGGCGCGCTGGCCGATATTCCGGTGGGCGATTGCGACATTTCGAGCCTGCGCGTGACGCCGACCGGCGCCTCGATCTGCCCGCCGGAAATCGAGCGGCGCTATCTGGCGACCTGGGGCGGCCCCTGCGTGCAGCAGGTCTACGGCATGACCGAGTTGTCCGGCGCCATCACACACGACTTCGCCGGCTTAAAACCGCGGCCGGAAAGCGTCGGCACCAAAAACCCGCTGGTCGAACTCGCGATCCTCGCCGGCAACCAGATGCATACCGGACCGTGGCCCTCGCCGGTCGGTGAACTGCTGACGCGGGGACCGCAGGTGTTTCCGGGTTACGTCGACAGCAAGCAGACCGAAGACGCCTTTCATCAGGGCTGGCTGCGCACCGGCGACATCTGCCGGATCGACGCCGACGGCTTCGTCTACATCATGGGTCGCGCCAAGGACGTCATCATCCGCGGCGGACACAATATCGATCCGCGCGCGATCGAGGACGCCGCCCTCGGATTCCCCGGCGTCGCGCTTGCCGCCGCCGTTGGACGGCCAGATGCCTATGCCGGCGAGGTGCCGATGCTGTTCGTCTCGACGCAGCCCGGTGTCCACGTCGATCCGCAGGCGCTTTCCGCCTTCGTGCTGGAGAAGATTCTGGAGCCGCCGGCGCGGCCACGCGCGGTGTCGGTGATTGCGGAAATGCCGGTCACCCCGATCGGCAAGATCTTCAAGCCGAAACTGCGCGAGATCGCAGCCGGCGAAGCCGCCCGTGAACTGCTGGCGGCGGAAGGCCTTGGGAAAGACGTCAGTGTCGAGGCGATCACCGATCCCTCGCGCGGGCTGTTCCTGCGCATCAAGGCGCCACCGGACAAGGCGGTCGCCGCGCAACGGCTGCTGCAAAAGTTTCCGGTCAAGATCGAGCTGGAGGCATAG
- a CDS encoding GrlR family regulatory protein, whose product MTVTNGLYSIQIDMRDGGHGHASGILVLIDGKIAGGDSHFYYTGTYTADRGKWRGELTTNEHTKSVGVRPLFGGREVTCGFSGGYTGDGAEVEGTALVGKTSVSFHAKLALHSAL is encoded by the coding sequence ATGACGGTTACGAACGGTCTCTATTCAATTCAGATCGACATGAGGGACGGCGGGCATGGCCATGCCTCCGGCATTCTTGTCTTGATCGACGGCAAGATCGCCGGCGGCGACTCGCATTTTTATTACACCGGCACCTACACCGCCGATCGCGGCAAGTGGCGCGGCGAACTGACCACCAACGAGCACACCAAATCCGTTGGCGTGCGGCCGCTGTTTGGCGGACGCGAAGTCACCTGCGGCTTTAGCGGTGGTTACACCGGTGACGGCGCCGAAGTGGAAGGAACTGCGCTGGTCGGCAAGACCAGCGTGTCATTTCACGCCAAGCTCGCGCTGCATTCGGCGCTATGA
- a CDS encoding GcrA family cell cycle regulator, with amino-acid sequence MFAIGPTWTTERVELLKSHFEAGLSCREIAVHIGVSRNAVIGKLSRLGLTRGEFITEPRPAKKERAGKSVPRLQFQMLRRVWENGEPVLAAPVVSEHRCSLFELSEQRCRWPISTPGADDFCFCGNTPLEGAPYCPGHTRLAYRPGSRQRVARG; translated from the coding sequence ATGTTTGCCATTGGACCTACCTGGACCACCGAACGCGTCGAACTCCTGAAAAGCCATTTTGAAGCCGGCCTCTCCTGCCGCGAGATCGCGGTCCATATCGGCGTCAGCCGCAACGCCGTGATCGGCAAACTCTCCCGTCTCGGCCTGACGCGCGGCGAGTTCATCACCGAACCGCGCCCGGCCAAGAAGGAGCGCGCCGGCAAATCGGTTCCGCGGCTGCAGTTTCAGATGCTGCGAAGGGTCTGGGAGAACGGCGAACCCGTCCTCGCCGCCCCTGTTGTCAGCGAGCATCGCTGCTCGTTGTTCGAACTCTCCGAGCAACGCTGCCGCTGGCCTATCAGCACGCCCGGCGCCGACGATTTCTGCTTCTGCGGCAACACGCCGCTCGAGGGGGCACCCTATTGCCCAGGGCACACCCGCCTCGCCTACCGTCCCGGCTCACGCCAACGCGTCGCGCGGGGGTAG
- a CDS encoding SDR family oxidoreductase, whose product MKDFAGKFAVITGGGTGMGRELARQLVAEGCNVAMCDVSMEAMAETKRLCEEEKLPQGLRVTTHVADVSIEAHLQRFRDELIEQQATDKIHLLFNNAGIGGGGSLFTNTREQWERTFNICWGGVYLGVRTFLPLMLKADEGHIVNTSSVNGFWASVGPGVSHTAYASAKFAVKGFTEALMNDLRLNAPHIKCSVVMPGHIGTSIVANSRKIIAGTESDQLSPNEIQAARLRIKGMGVDTSAMSDDDIQKIALDRARSFRDEAPTTAAAAAKIILDGVKAGRWRILVGDDAHRLDERVRQTPEKAYTPEFYQSFAEEVGWRLG is encoded by the coding sequence ATGAAGGATTTTGCCGGAAAATTCGCGGTGATCACCGGAGGCGGCACGGGCATGGGCCGGGAGCTGGCGCGCCAGCTTGTCGCCGAGGGCTGCAACGTCGCGATGTGCGACGTCTCCATGGAGGCGATGGCCGAGACCAAGCGGCTGTGCGAGGAGGAAAAGCTGCCGCAGGGGCTGCGCGTCACCACCCATGTCGCCGATGTCTCGATCGAAGCCCATCTCCAGCGGTTTCGTGACGAACTGATCGAGCAGCAGGCAACCGACAAGATCCATCTGCTGTTCAACAATGCCGGCATCGGCGGCGGCGGCAGCCTGTTCACCAACACCCGCGAGCAGTGGGAACGCACCTTCAACATCTGCTGGGGCGGGGTCTATCTCGGCGTCCGCACCTTTCTGCCGCTGATGCTGAAGGCTGACGAGGGCCACATCGTCAACACCTCAAGCGTCAACGGCTTCTGGGCCTCCGTCGGCCCCGGCGTGTCGCACACCGCCTACGCCTCCGCGAAATTCGCGGTGAAGGGATTTACCGAAGCGCTGATGAACGATCTCAGGCTCAACGCCCCGCATATCAAGTGCTCGGTGGTGATGCCCGGCCATATCGGAACCTCGATCGTTGCCAATTCGCGCAAGATCATTGCCGGCACCGAGTCCGATCAATTGAGCCCGAACGAGATCCAGGCGGCACGCCTGCGGATCAAGGGCATGGGCGTCGACACATCAGCGATGTCGGACGATGACATCCAGAAGATCGCGCTGGATCGCGCCCGCAGTTTCCGCGACGAGGCGCCGACCACGGCGGCGGCCGCGGCCAAGATCATCCTCGACGGCGTCAAGGCCGGGCGATGGCGTATCCTGGTCGGCGACGACGCCCACAGGCTCGACGAGCGCGTGCGTCAGACGCCGGAGAAGGCTTATACGCCGGAGTTTTATCAGAGCTTTGCTGAGGAAGTGGGCTGGCGGCTGGGCTAA